The following is a genomic window from Acidobacteriota bacterium.
CCGCCGTCGAGGCTGTGATCGCCGCGCGGGCGCCCGCGATCGTGATCAACTGCGCCAGCGAGAACGACGTGGACCGCGCACAAACGCATGCCGTGCGGGCGCTCGAGATTAACGCGTTCGGCGTGAGGGCGCTCGCCCGTGCGGTGGAGCGGCTCCCGGCCACCCTCGTGCACTACAGCACGGACTTCGTGTTCGACGGGTCGACCACCCGGCCCTATGTCGAAGACGACCGGACCAATCCCCAGAGCGTCTATTCGGCGTCGAAACTGCTCGGTGAGTGGTTTGCCCTCGAGGCCACGCGCGGATTCGTACTGCGCGTCGAGAGCCTGTTCGGCGCACCGCCAGCCGGTCGTCCCGCGCGAAGCAGCCTCGACCGCATTGTCAGCGGGATCGAAGCCGGCGACGAGGTGCCGGTGTTTTCCGACCGGACCGTGTCGCCAAGCTACGTACACGACATCGCCGCCGCCACACGCAGACTCCTCGAGATGCAGGCCCCGGCGGGCGTCTATCACTGTGTCAATACAGGAGCCTGCAGCTGGGTGGATGTGGCCCGCGAGGCGGGACGGCTGCTGGGTATGACGCCCCGGTTGCGTCCGATCACGCTCGAGGACGTGGCGTTGCGCGCACCGCGGCCGAAGTTCTGCGCGCTCGACAACTCGCGGCTGACCGGTCTGGGCATCGTGATGCCGACCTGGCAGGACGCACTGGCCCGGCACATCAGGGCGCGCCGATCGTAGGGCGCAACCACCTCCGCCAAGGCTACGGCGGTCCGCCGAAGCGGTAGCGAAGGCGGATGAATTGCGCCCT
Proteins encoded in this region:
- the rfbD gene encoding dTDP-4-dehydrorhamnose reductase; the encoded protein is MRRTVLVTGAAGQLAQAIIQTFGPDHEVVALTRAELDITDESAVEAVIAARAPAIVINCASENDVDRAQTHAVRALEINAFGVRALARAVERLPATLVHYSTDFVFDGSTTRPYVEDDRTNPQSVYSASKLLGEWFALEATRGFVLRVESLFGAPPAGRPARSSLDRIVSGIEAGDEVPVFSDRTVSPSYVHDIAAATRRLLEMQAPAGVYHCVNTGACSWVDVAREAGRLLGMTPRLRPITLEDVALRAPRPKFCALDNSRLTGLGIVMPTWQDALARHIRARRS